In one Pseudomonas sp. MM211 genomic region, the following are encoded:
- a CDS encoding GntR family transcriptional regulator, whose amino-acid sequence MASHVILEVQRIYNAIYDAIVEQRLPPGTRLTELNLVEVFQANRNHIRSALRDLAHLKLVRLEMNRGAFVEEPTPQQAREVFAARRVIEKALIEEACKRMQAPDRRAIEVHLKAELALGHEPAKPEFIRLSGDFHRLLARIAGNSTLGEMLEGLIARSSLIIALYENHSGIQCSHNEHEALATALLDGNIQQATLCMEEHLLNIEQRLRLAPPESEEVDLFKVFAQRSSG is encoded by the coding sequence ATGGCCAGTCACGTCATTCTTGAAGTGCAACGCATCTATAACGCGATCTACGACGCCATCGTCGAGCAGCGTCTGCCGCCCGGCACACGCCTGACCGAACTCAATCTGGTCGAGGTGTTCCAGGCCAATCGCAATCACATCCGCAGTGCCCTGCGCGATCTGGCTCACCTCAAGCTGGTGCGTTTGGAAATGAACCGTGGCGCCTTTGTCGAAGAGCCCACGCCGCAACAGGCCCGCGAAGTGTTCGCCGCCCGCCGGGTGATCGAAAAGGCGTTGATCGAAGAAGCCTGCAAGCGCATGCAAGCCCCCGACCGCCGCGCCATCGAAGTACACCTGAAGGCCGAGTTGGCACTCGGGCACGAACCGGCCAAACCTGAGTTCATACGTCTGTCAGGTGACTTTCATCGCCTGCTGGCACGTATTGCCGGCAACAGCACCCTGGGCGAAATGCTCGAAGGCCTGATCGCCCGCAGCTCGCTGATCATCGCTCTGTATGAAAACCATAGCGGCATCCAGTGCTCGCACAACGAGCATGAAGCCCTGGCCACGGCCCTGCTCGACGGTAATATTCAGCAGGCGACGCTGTGCATGGAGGAACACCTGCTGAATATCGAACAGCGTTTGCGCCTGGCCCCACCGGAGAGCGAAGAAGTTGATCTGTTCAAGGTGTTTGCCCAGCGGTCATCCGGGTAA